Genomic window (Streptomyces sp. NBC_01431):
GCGGCGCAAGCTCGGGAATCCGTTGGCGTTGGCTGTCATGGTGCTGCTCTCCGAGCGGCCGGCGATGCATCCGTACGAGATCGCCCAGACTCTGCGCCGACGCGGCAAGGAGTACAGCATCAAGATCAATTACGGTTCGCTGTACACCGTCGTCCAGAACCTCCAGAAGCACGGATTCGTCGAGGTCGCCGAGGTGCAGCGGCAGGGCAACCGGCCCGAGCGCACCCTCTATGCCCTCACCGCGACGGGTCGCGAGGAGATGGCCGACTGGATGGCGGACATCGTCTCGGTGCCCGTGCACGAGTTCCCCATCTTCGAGACGGCGCTGTCCCTCATGGGCGTACTTCCGCCCGACGAGGTGACCGCGCTGCTTCAGCAGCGGCTCGGCACACTGGAAGTGCAGGCTGCCGGGCTCAGGGGAGCCCTGCGGAAGCTGTGCGAGACGCTGCCCCGGATCTTCCTGGTGGAGACCGAGTACCAGCTCCACATGATGGACGCCGAGGCGGAGTGGGTGCGCGGCTTGCTGAAGGAGATGGCCGAAGGCACCCTCAGCGGCATCGACGGATGGCGCAGTTGGCATTCCACGGGCGAAGTCCCGCGGGAATGGAGGGACTTGGAGGGCGAGGACCACTCCCGTACGCAGTCCGCGGACAGCCCCTAGTCGCGGACATCGCGCTTGCGGGCCGCCGGACCGTGCTTACGGACTCACCGATGACGACGGCGCACCGTTCACGACGGCACACCGTTGACAGTTGACAGAAGAACCCCGGCGCGGGCTGTTGCAGCAGCCCACACCGGGGTTGCGACCCCGGACCGGACCCGCGCGGAGCAGGCCAGGCGATCGAGGGTGCGGCACGCCAAGGGTAGCCCGGCGCTCCTCACGCGGATCGGTCCATCACCACCGACCACCCCCGCTCACCACAGGAGAGCCCCGTCATGAGCACCCGGGCGCCCGCAGTAGAGGCGCGCAACCTGATCAAGACGTACCCCGGTGATGTCACCGCCCTCAACGGCATGGGCATCACCGTCGAAGCCGGCACGGTCTTCGGGCTGCTCGGGCCCAACGGCGCCGGCAAGTCCACCACCGTGAAGATCCTCACCACCCTCGCGCGCCCCGACAGCGGCACCGCCACCGTCGCCGGGCACGATGTGCTGCGCCACCCCGACCGGGTGCGGCGCGCGATCGGCGTGGTGGCGCAGAAGTCCGGCGCCGACCCCGTCGCCACCGGCCGCGAGAACCTCCAGTTGCAGGGGCGGCTGTACGGTCTCACCGGCCCGACCCTCAAGCGGCGCGTGGACGAACTGCTCGAACGCTTCGACCTCGCAGGCGCCGGCAAGCGCATCGTCAAGGGGTACTCCGGCGGTATGCAGCGCCGCCTGGATGTCGCGCTCGGCCTGGTGCACCGGCCCGAGGTGCTGTTCCTCGACGAGCCGACCACCGGGCTCGACCCCGAGGCCCGCACCGCGATGTGGGAGGAGATCTCCCGTCTCGCCGGTGACGAGGGGCTCACCATCGTGCTGACCACCCACTACCTCGAAGAGGCCGACCGGCTCGCGGAGCGGATCGCGATCGTCGACCGTGGCCGGGTCGTCGTGGAGGGCACGCCCGACGAGCTGAAGGGCGAACTCCGCGGCGACGCCGTCCATGTGGAGCTCCGCGAGTCCGTCACCGAGCGCTCCCTGCTCCGCGAGGCGCTCACCGGGCTGCCCGGAGTGCACGAAGTGCTGCTGGACGGCCGCCGGGTCAGCGCCCGCGCCGACGACGGCGCGGCCGCCGTGCCCGTCCTGCTCGCCGCCCTGGAGCGGGCGGGCGCCTCGGTCGCCGCGGCGACCGTCGCCCGTCCCTCCCTCGACGACGTCTACCTCCGCTACGCCGGACGCCGTTACTCCGAGGCCGAAGCCGCCGCCGAAGCCCCCGCCCTCGCCACCGCGGGAGACGCGCGATGACCACCGACACCGTGAACCCCACCCCGAGCAGCCGTCTCAAGGGCTCCAACGCCCTCGTGCAGACCTGGTACATGACACAGCGTCAGCTCATGGCGATCTTCCGGCAGCCCGCCTATCTCCTGATCACTCTCATCCAGCCGGTGATCTGGCTGTTCCTCTTCGGCAACCTCTTCAAGAAGGTCGTCCAGCTCGGCGGCTTCGGCACCACCTCCTACCTGGACTACCTCGTGCCCGGCATCGTGCTCATGAGCGCGCTCGGCTCCAGCATGTGGGCCGGCATGGGCACCCTGGAGGAGATCGAGCGGGGCACCCTCAACCGCTTCCTCACCACGCCGGTCAGCCGCAGCGCACTGATGAACGCCAACGTCGTCCAGCAGGGCATCAGCATCACCGTCCAGACCGTGATCATCCTGCTGCTCGGCAAGCTGGGCGGAGCTCACTATCCGGGCGGGTTCGGCGGCCTTGTGATCCTCGCCATCGCGGCGATCCTGCTCGGCACGGTGTTCGGCGCCTTCTCCAACGCACTCGGCATGCTGGTTCGCCAGCGCGAGTCGATCATCGGCATCAACACCTTCCTCCTGCTGCCGCTGACCTTCCTGTCGTCGGCGTTCATGGCGGCCGCCCAGATGCCGTCCTGGATGCGCCACATCGCCGACTTCAATCCGCTCAACTGGGGCATGGTGGCAGGCCGTTCGGCCATGTCCGCGAGTCCCGACTGGGGCATCGTGCTCGGCCGCGGCGGCGCGCTCCTCGCGCTGGCCGTCATCGCGGTCTGGCTCTCGACCCGCACGTTCCGCTCGTACCAGAAGTCGGTGTAGCGGTTACGAGGTGCTGCCGGCCCCGCCGACCTGGCAGGACCGGCCGCTGATCCACCCCGGCGGGGCGGCGCCGCCCCGCCGGGCTGATCGCGGCCGAAGTCGTACTGGCTCAACGGCCGCCCGGCGCCCGCCGGTTGGCTGGTCGCGGACCAAAGCGCCGGCGTGCCGGGAGGCGCGTGGGCGGGGGCGACCCCGGTCGGGATGCGGCTCCGGCGGCCGGGGTCCCGGCTCGGCGACGCCTCAGGCCCCCGCAGCCTCCTGCTCGCGCTCCACCTGCTCGTTCCACTCCCGCTTCGTCGCGCGCCAGGCGTCGTCGTTCTGGCCCAGGCGCCAGTACCCGGAGATCGACAGGCGCTCACGCGGTACGCCACGCTCGACCCGGAGCAGCCGGCGCAGGTCCTTCACGAAGCCCGCCTCGCCGTGGACGAAGGCGTGCACGTCGCCGGGCGGGAACTCCAACTCCTTGACGGCGGTGACCAGTTGGGAGCCCACCGCGGCCTCGCCCCGGTGCAGCCAGGTCACCGTCGCACCGTCCGGAGTGGTGATCTTCTGCTCCTCCTCGGGCCCGGTCACCTCGACGAAGGCGCGCACCACGGCGCCCGCGGGCATGCGCTCCATCGCCGCCGCGATCGCGGGCAGCGCGCTCTCGTCACCGGCGAGCAGGTGCCAGTCGGCCGCCGGATCCGGGGCGTACCCGCCGCCGGGGCCGAGGAAGCGCACCGTCTCGCCGGCCTGGACGCTGGTGGCCCAGGGGCCCGCCAGGCCCTCGTCGCCGTGGACCACGAAGTCCACCGTGAGCTCGCCGAGCTCCGCGTCCCAGGCCCGTACGGTGTAGGCGCGCGTGCTCGGCCACTGCTCGCGCGGGAACTCGGCACGGATCCGCTCCATGTCGAAGGGCTCCGGGTAGCTCACGCCCGCGGCCGGGAACAGCAGCTTGATGTAGTGGTCGGTGTGCTCGCCGACGGTGAAGGCGGCCAGCGACTCGCCGCCCAGGACGACGCGCACCATGTGCGGAGTGAGACGCTCGGTGCGCACCACTCGCGCCTCGTTGATCCTAGGTGCCTTGCGAGACGGGCGTTCTGCCACAGTGCGCTCCCCTGATCCAGCATTAGTTAGGATTGCCTAAGTTAGCATCTCAGGGGCGCAGGGTGGAGAGCAGACGGCCCGCCGCGCCGCCCAGGCCCCACCGGGCCACCAGTTCATCGAGTGCGGCCGGATGGCGCGGGTCGGCGGGCAGTGCGGCATCGAACTGGGGCAGCGGCACGTCCAGAGCGACCCGTACGACCTTCGGAGCGACGTCCAGGTAGTCCGCCGCCTCCAGGATTCCCCTGCGCTTGGCCGGGGTCAGCCGGGAGAAGCGGTCCGCGGCGGCGGTGCGAACGCCGGCCAGGTCGCCGTACTCCGTGATCAGCTGGGCGGCGGTCTTCTCGCCGATGCCCTTCACGCCGGGCAGCCCGTCGCTCGCGTCGCCCCGCAGCGCCGCGAAGTCCGCGTACTGATCGGGCCGCACCCCGTACTTCGTACGGATCATCTCGTCGTCCACCCGGTCGCAGTCGCCCACGCCCTTGCGCGGGTAGAGCACCCGCACCTCGCGCTTGTCGTCCACCAGCTGGAACAGGTCGCGGTCGCCGGTGACGATGTCGACCGGGCCGGACGCGCGGGCGGACAGCGTGCCGATGACGTCGTCCGCCTCGTAGCCCGCGACGCCGACGCGGGCGATGCCCAGCGCGTCGAGGACGGCCTCGATCACCGGAACCTGCGGGGCCAGGGTGTCCGGGACCTCCTCCTCGTCGGGCAGGCCCGCCGGAGTCTCCCGTGCCAACCGGTGCGTCTTGTAGGAGGGGATCAGCTCGACCCGCCAGTGCGGCCGCCAGTCCGCGTCCATGCAGGCGACCAGCTCGTCGGGCCGGTGGTCCTGGACCAGTCGGCCGATGAAGTCGAGCAGGCCGCGCACGGCGTTGACCGGCGTGCCGTCCGGGGCCCTGACGGTGTCGGGGACCCCGAAATAGGCGCGGAAGTACAGGGAGGCGGTGTCGAGGAGCATCAGGCGTCGCGTCACACCCCGATGATGCCGCACCCCACTGACACCCACCTCACACAGCGGTGAGCTGGGTCACTGTCGTGTTTGCTCCCGGCAAAGCGGGGCAGGCGCGACGCCGGAGCGGACCCAAGTGTGGTTTTCAACCACTTCTCGGGCTGCGGGCCGAATCCGCGCCGCTCCACGGCCCGCCCGCGGGGGGATGCGGGCCGTTCTCAGTTCGACCCGTGAGGTGTATGTGTCCAGGCTGCAAGCCGAGCAGCTCTACAAGGTGTTCGGCAGACGACCCGACGAAGCCGTCCGCAAGCTCGAAAGCGGCTCCGACCGCGACGAGCTGCGGGCGGACGGGACGACCGCGGCGGTGATCGACGCCTCGTTCACGGTCGACCCCGGCCAGATCTTCGTCGTGATGGGTCTCTCCGGATCCGGTAAGTCGACCCTGCTCCGCATGCTCAACGGACTCCTTGAGCCCACCGCGGGCCGCGTCCTGTTCGACGGCCAGGACCTGACCAGCCTGCCCGCCCGTGAGCTGCGCACCGTCCGCTCGACCAAGATCAGCATGGTGTTCCAGCACTTCGCGCTGTTCCCGCACCGCAGCGTCCTGGAGAACGCCGCGTACGGCCTCGAAGTGCAGGGCGTACCCCGCGCCGAGCGCGAGAAGCGCGCCGCCGAGGCCCTGGAGTTGACCGGCCTCGCGGGCTGGGGCGACTCCTGGCCCGACGAACTCTCCGGCGGCATGCAGCAGCGCGTGGGCCTGGCCCGTGCGCTGGCCACCGACGCCGACCTGCTTCTGATGGACGAGTCGTTCAGCGCCCTCGACCCGCTGATCCGGCGCGACATGCAGGACCAGCTCCTCGAACTGCAAAAGCGTCTCAAGAAGACGATCGTGTTCATCACCCACGACCTCAACGAGGCCATGCGACTCGGCGACAAGATCGCCGTGATGCGCGACGGGCGGATCGTCCAGCTCGGCACGGCCGAGGACATCCTGCTCACCCCGGCCAACGACTACGTGTCCTCCTTCATCCAGGACGTCGACCGCTCCCGGGTGCTCACCGCGCTGTCCGTGATGACCACCCCGCACCGCCCCGACGCGGGCGACTGCGCCTGCGAGACGGTCCTGCCCGACACCCCCGTCGCCGACGTCTGCACCGTGGCCGCCCGGGTCCCGCACCCGGTCACCGTCAAGGACACCGGCGGCGCCGTGCTCGGCGTCGTACCGCAGGAGCGGCTCATCGCCTTCCTCGGGGACGACAAGCTGGGTCCGGTCGCCTGCTCGGCGAAGGAGGTGGCCGCCCATGCCTAGGCTCCATCTCGGCGACTGGGTCGACAGCGCCGTCAACTTCCTCCAGGCCCACCTCTCCTGGCTGTTCGACGCCGTCACCCAGGTCGTGAACGGCATGTACGACGGCATCAACGCGGTGCTCGACTGGCCGCAGCCGCTGCTCTTCGCGGGCATCCTCGCCGTCGTCGCCTGGTGGCTTCGCGGCCTGTTCGCGGGCGTCCTCACCTTCGCCGGTTTCGCGCTGATCGACTCGATCCAGCTGTGGGACGACACCATGTCGACGCTCTCGCTCGTGCTCGTCGCGGCGATCGTCACGCTGGTCATCGCGATCCCGCTCGGCATCTGGGCCTCGCGCTCCAAGACGGTGAGCGCCGTCCTGCGACCGGTGCTCGACTTCATGCAGACCATGCCGGCGATGGTCTACCTGATCCCCGGCATCATCTTCTTCGGGGTCGGCGTGGTTCCCGGCATCATCGCCACCATCGTCTTCTCGCTGCCGCCGGGCGTGCGCATGACCGAGCTCGGCATCCGCCAGGTCGACGGGGAGCTGGTCGAGGCGGCCGAGGCGTTCGGCACCACGCCGCGCAACACGCTCCTTCGGGTGCAGCTGCCGCTGGCGCTGCCCACCATCATGGCGGGCATCAACCAGGTCATCATGCTCAGCCTCTCCATGGTCGTCATCGCGGGCATGGCGGGCGGCGGCGGCCTCGGCGGCGCCGTCTACCGGGCCATCGGCAACGTCGACATCGGGCTCGGTTTCGAGGCCGGCATCTCCATCGTGGTCCTCGCCATGTACCTGGACCGGATGACCGGAGCGCTCAGCCGCCAGGTCTCGCCGCTCGGCCGGCGCGCGCTGGCCAAGGCGAAGGCCGCCACGGGCGGTCTCAAGATCTGGAACTACCGGCCGCAGCCCGCCGTCGCGGTCGTCGGCGTGGTCGTGCTCGCCCTCGTCGCGGGCGGGATGGGCGTGTTCGGCTCCTCCGGCACGGCCACCGCCACGGGCGCCAAGGACGTCGGCAAGGGCAAGAAGATCTCGCTCGGCTACATCCCGTGGGACGAGGGCGTGGCCTCCACCTTCCTGTGGAAGGAGCTCCTGGAGCGGCGCGGCTTCACGGTCGATGCCCGCCAGTACGAGGCCGGAGCGCTCTACACCGGCATGGCCGGCGGCCAGATCGACTTCGAGACCGACTCCTGGCTGCCCACCACCCACGCCCAGTACTGGGCCAAGTACAAGGACAAACTGGAGGACCTGGGCTCCTGGTACGGGCCCACCTCCCTGGAGCTGTCGGTGCCGTCCTACGTCAAGGACGTCAACTCGCTGGCGGACCTCAAGGGCAAGGGCGCCGAGTTCCAGAACCGCGTCGTCGGCATCGAGCCGAGCGCCGGTGAGACCGGGATCCTGAAGGACAAGGTCCTCAAGGCGTACGGTCTGGACGGCGAGTACAAGGTCGTCGACGGCTCCACGCCGGGCATGCTGGCCGAGCTGAAGCGGGCGTACGCCAAGAAGGAGCCCATCGTGGTTCCGCTCTGGTCGCCGCACTGGGCGTACAACACCTACGACCTGAAGAAGCTCAAGGACCCCCAGGGCGTCTGGGGCAAGGGCGACGGTGTGCACACCCTGGCCCGCAAGGGCTTCGGTGCCGACAACGCCCAGGTCGGCAAGTGGCTGAAGAACTTCAAGATGGACGAGAAACAGCTCACCAGCCTTGAGGCGAAGATCCAGTCGACCGGCAAGGGCAAGGAGCAGGACGCCGTCCGCGCCTGGCTCAAGGAGAACCCGGGCCTGGCCGACAAGTGGACCCCGGTGGCCTAGGGGAAGACCCCTTGGCACCTCCTGTTTCCGCAGCCGCGGCCGGTCTTCCGGCCGCGGCTGCCAAACGTCGAAATCCGGCCTGATCTCGGGCGGTACCCTTGGTGATCTTGGCGTGACGGTCCCCTCGGGAGCCGAAGCTGCGTAGGGTGCAGGGAAACGCAGCCGGTGCCCACGCGGAGCGAGTGACAGGGAGGGAGCCCGGGAGATGGACGACAAGGAAACTCTTCGGGTGGGGGTGGCGGTGCGGCGCCTGCGCCGCAGCCTCGGTCTCACCCTGGCCGTGGTCGCCGAG
Coding sequences:
- a CDS encoding PadR family transcriptional regulator, translated to MTRRRKLGNPLALAVMVLLSERPAMHPYEIAQTLRRRGKEYSIKINYGSLYTVVQNLQKHGFVEVAEVQRQGNRPERTLYALTATGREEMADWMADIVSVPVHEFPIFETALSLMGVLPPDEVTALLQQRLGTLEVQAAGLRGALRKLCETLPRIFLVETEYQLHMMDAEAEWVRGLLKEMAEGTLSGIDGWRSWHSTGEVPREWRDLEGEDHSRTQSADSP
- a CDS encoding ABC transporter ATP-binding protein, with amino-acid sequence MSTRAPAVEARNLIKTYPGDVTALNGMGITVEAGTVFGLLGPNGAGKSTTVKILTTLARPDSGTATVAGHDVLRHPDRVRRAIGVVAQKSGADPVATGRENLQLQGRLYGLTGPTLKRRVDELLERFDLAGAGKRIVKGYSGGMQRRLDVALGLVHRPEVLFLDEPTTGLDPEARTAMWEEISRLAGDEGLTIVLTTHYLEEADRLAERIAIVDRGRVVVEGTPDELKGELRGDAVHVELRESVTERSLLREALTGLPGVHEVLLDGRRVSARADDGAAAVPVLLAALERAGASVAAATVARPSLDDVYLRYAGRRYSEAEAAAEAPALATAGDAR
- a CDS encoding ABC transporter permease, producing the protein MTTDTVNPTPSSRLKGSNALVQTWYMTQRQLMAIFRQPAYLLITLIQPVIWLFLFGNLFKKVVQLGGFGTTSYLDYLVPGIVLMSALGSSMWAGMGTLEEIERGTLNRFLTTPVSRSALMNANVVQQGISITVQTVIILLLGKLGGAHYPGGFGGLVILAIAAILLGTVFGAFSNALGMLVRQRESIIGINTFLLLPLTFLSSAFMAAAQMPSWMRHIADFNPLNWGMVAGRSAMSASPDWGIVLGRGGALLALAVIAVWLSTRTFRSYQKSV
- a CDS encoding siderophore-interacting protein, which translates into the protein MAERPSRKAPRINEARVVRTERLTPHMVRVVLGGESLAAFTVGEHTDHYIKLLFPAAGVSYPEPFDMERIRAEFPREQWPSTRAYTVRAWDAELGELTVDFVVHGDEGLAGPWATSVQAGETVRFLGPGGGYAPDPAADWHLLAGDESALPAIAAAMERMPAGAVVRAFVEVTGPEEEQKITTPDGATVTWLHRGEAAVGSQLVTAVKELEFPPGDVHAFVHGEAGFVKDLRRLLRVERGVPRERLSISGYWRLGQNDDAWRATKREWNEQVEREQEAAGA
- a CDS encoding 5'-3' exonuclease, whose amino-acid sequence is MTRRLMLLDTASLYFRAYFGVPDTVRAPDGTPVNAVRGLLDFIGRLVQDHRPDELVACMDADWRPHWRVELIPSYKTHRLARETPAGLPDEEEVPDTLAPQVPVIEAVLDALGIARVGVAGYEADDVIGTLSARASGPVDIVTGDRDLFQLVDDKREVRVLYPRKGVGDCDRVDDEMIRTKYGVRPDQYADFAALRGDASDGLPGVKGIGEKTAAQLITEYGDLAGVRTAAADRFSRLTPAKRRGILEAADYLDVAPKVVRVALDVPLPQFDAALPADPRHPAALDELVARWGLGGAAGRLLSTLRP
- a CDS encoding quaternary amine ABC transporter ATP-binding protein, with amino-acid sequence MRAVLSSTREVYVSRLQAEQLYKVFGRRPDEAVRKLESGSDRDELRADGTTAAVIDASFTVDPGQIFVVMGLSGSGKSTLLRMLNGLLEPTAGRVLFDGQDLTSLPARELRTVRSTKISMVFQHFALFPHRSVLENAAYGLEVQGVPRAEREKRAAEALELTGLAGWGDSWPDELSGGMQQRVGLARALATDADLLLMDESFSALDPLIRRDMQDQLLELQKRLKKTIVFITHDLNEAMRLGDKIAVMRDGRIVQLGTAEDILLTPANDYVSSFIQDVDRSRVLTALSVMTTPHRPDAGDCACETVLPDTPVADVCTVAARVPHPVTVKDTGGAVLGVVPQERLIAFLGDDKLGPVACSAKEVAAHA
- a CDS encoding ABC transporter permease/substrate binding protein; protein product: MPRLHLGDWVDSAVNFLQAHLSWLFDAVTQVVNGMYDGINAVLDWPQPLLFAGILAVVAWWLRGLFAGVLTFAGFALIDSIQLWDDTMSTLSLVLVAAIVTLVIAIPLGIWASRSKTVSAVLRPVLDFMQTMPAMVYLIPGIIFFGVGVVPGIIATIVFSLPPGVRMTELGIRQVDGELVEAAEAFGTTPRNTLLRVQLPLALPTIMAGINQVIMLSLSMVVIAGMAGGGGLGGAVYRAIGNVDIGLGFEAGISIVVLAMYLDRMTGALSRQVSPLGRRALAKAKAATGGLKIWNYRPQPAVAVVGVVVLALVAGGMGVFGSSGTATATGAKDVGKGKKISLGYIPWDEGVASTFLWKELLERRGFTVDARQYEAGALYTGMAGGQIDFETDSWLPTTHAQYWAKYKDKLEDLGSWYGPTSLELSVPSYVKDVNSLADLKGKGAEFQNRVVGIEPSAGETGILKDKVLKAYGLDGEYKVVDGSTPGMLAELKRAYAKKEPIVVPLWSPHWAYNTYDLKKLKDPQGVWGKGDGVHTLARKGFGADNAQVGKWLKNFKMDEKQLTSLEAKIQSTGKGKEQDAVRAWLKENPGLADKWTPVA